From one Acidobacteriota bacterium genomic stretch:
- a CDS encoding sodium/solute symporter (Members of the Solute:Sodium Symporter (SSS), TC 2.A.21 as described in tcdb.org, catalyze solute:Na+ symport. Known solutes for members of the family include sugars, amino acids, nucleosides, inositols, vitamins, urea or anions, depending on the system.), translated as MRSGYCAGQRRFNWHSAALRLLEGNLAMTPFLAMGGPPGRFEGLHGVDYAAILLYLAAVVLLGYTFSRRQSDTEEYFLAGRNMPWFAVGLSLLASILSTITYLSHPGEIIKHGLGANSQLLSYPIVFLLVGYLVVPFLMRLKITSAYECLERQFDLSTRLFGATIFVLIRLAWMGTIVFTAAGALATISGLPFATVVLGVAAVGTVYTTLGGIRAVIWTDVVQFFILLAGALFTIAYVALDAGTGPLTWYGQMAAADMEPQPLFSLDPTVRLTWFGMILWTLFWWICTAAGDQVAVQRYLSTGSEASARRSFACNLTASVVITLLLSLCGMALYSYYQTHLPADTDSVFPHFIGHVLPRGLAGLVVAALFSAAMSSLDSGINSISSVIITDYYRRLRTVAVTPRGELKLARAVTVAAGVAAIMICFLLDSIPDDQRGNLFDLTGRISSFLVGTLGAMMFLAILKVPASGRAVIVSALAGMSAGLVWAQGHWLFGLPRLAWMWVIPVSSLITFGSALVLSRICPARTRERSNQEFVE; from the coding sequence GTGCGGTCAGGCTACTGCGCCGGCCAGCGGCGATTCAACTGGCACTCCGCTGCGTTGCGGCTTCTTGAGGGGAACCTGGCGATGACGCCGTTTCTGGCCATGGGCGGTCCGCCGGGCCGATTCGAGGGGCTCCACGGCGTCGACTACGCGGCCATCCTCCTCTACCTGGCCGCAGTCGTCCTACTCGGCTACACCTTCAGCCGGCGCCAGAGCGACACCGAGGAGTACTTCCTGGCGGGGCGGAACATGCCCTGGTTCGCCGTGGGGCTGAGCCTGCTGGCCTCCATCCTCTCCACCATCACCTATCTCTCCCACCCCGGCGAGATCATCAAGCACGGGCTGGGCGCCAACTCCCAGTTGCTCTCCTATCCCATCGTCTTCCTTCTGGTGGGGTACCTGGTGGTTCCCTTCCTGATGCGGCTGAAAATCACCTCGGCCTACGAGTGCCTGGAGCGGCAATTCGACCTCTCCACACGCCTCTTCGGGGCCACCATCTTCGTCCTGATCCGGCTGGCGTGGATGGGGACCATCGTCTTCACGGCAGCCGGCGCCCTGGCCACCATCAGCGGCCTCCCCTTCGCCACGGTGGTCCTGGGGGTAGCGGCCGTGGGCACCGTCTATACGACCCTGGGCGGGATCCGGGCCGTGATCTGGACCGACGTGGTCCAGTTCTTCATCCTCCTGGCCGGCGCCCTCTTCACCATCGCGTATGTCGCCCTTGACGCCGGGACCGGACCGCTCACCTGGTACGGCCAGATGGCGGCGGCGGACATGGAGCCCCAGCCTCTCTTCAGCCTCGACCCGACGGTCCGGTTGACCTGGTTCGGCATGATCCTATGGACCCTCTTCTGGTGGATCTGCACCGCGGCCGGAGACCAGGTGGCCGTCCAGCGCTATCTCAGCACCGGCTCGGAAGCGTCGGCACGGCGCTCGTTCGCCTGCAACCTGACGGCGAGCGTCGTCATCACTCTCCTTCTGAGCCTGTGCGGAATGGCGCTCTATTCCTACTACCAGACCCATCTCCCCGCAGACACGGACAGCGTCTTCCCGCACTTCATCGGTCACGTCCTCCCCCGGGGCCTGGCCGGGCTGGTGGTGGCGGCTCTCTTCTCCGCCGCCATGTCGAGCCTGGATTCGGGGATCAACTCCATCTCCTCAGTGATCATCACCGACTACTACCGGCGTCTCCGGACCGTGGCCGTCACCCCCCGCGGCGAGTTGAAGCTGGCCCGGGCCGTGACCGTCGCCGCGGGAGTCGCAGCCATCATGATCTGTTTCCTGTTGGATTCCATCCCCGACGATCAGCGTGGAAACCTCTTCGACCTGACGGGCCGAATCAGCAGCTTCCTGGTGGGCACCCTGGGGGCGATGATGTTTCTGGCCATCCTGAAGGTCCCGGCCAGCGGCCGAGCGGTCATCGTGTCCGCGCTTGCGGGGATGTCGGCGGGCCTGGTCTGGGCCCAGGGCCACTGGCTCTTCGGGCTCCCGCGGTTGGCCTGGATGTGGGTGATCCCGGTCTCCTCGCTGATCACGTTCGGATCGGCGCTGGTCCTGTCCCGAATTTGTCCCGCCCGGACTCGGGAGCGATCAAACCAGGAGTTCGTGGAATGA
- a CDS encoding DUF262 domain-containing protein → MGEIRHQEMPESAFVDNRVEEDVDVLDEADEVIPYTHSITFYGADCPVDSLVKQLDRGDIIVPTFDWVSEEDSRIVGFQREYVWPKPKADKFIESLLLGLPVPGIFLVREASGRLLVLDGHQRLHTLHRYYKGLINGREYRLENVQRRFVGMRFTDLDMEDRRRLDDSIIHATVVRQDEPSQDHLHYFRAPECRRRQSPAPGDPCGALSWPTGAGSEEPQRRAGMARTVRQKIPASEGHGDDPPILCLLLSLRSVSQPDEGFPESVHG, encoded by the coding sequence ATGGGAGAAATTCGACATCAGGAAATGCCTGAATCAGCGTTTGTCGACAACCGGGTCGAAGAGGACGTAGATGTCCTCGACGAAGCAGATGAGGTCATTCCGTATACCCATAGCATCACGTTCTATGGTGCGGACTGCCCTGTGGATTCCCTCGTAAAACAACTTGATCGCGGCGACATCATTGTACCGACATTTGACTGGGTTTCCGAAGAAGACAGCAGGATCGTCGGATTTCAACGCGAATACGTATGGCCGAAGCCGAAGGCGGACAAGTTCATTGAGTCCCTCCTCCTTGGTCTGCCTGTTCCCGGTATTTTTCTGGTCAGGGAAGCGTCGGGTCGCTTACTGGTGCTCGATGGACACCAACGGCTCCACACCCTCCACCGGTATTACAAAGGACTGATCAACGGTCGGGAATACCGCCTCGAAAACGTACAAAGGCGTTTCGTGGGAATGCGTTTCACGGATCTGGATATGGAGGACCGTCGAAGACTCGACGACAGTATCATTCACGCCACCGTCGTCAGGCAGGACGAGCCGAGTCAGGACCATTTACATTATTTTCGAGCGCCTGAATGCCGGAGGCGTCAATCTCCAGCCCCAGGAGATCCGTGTGGCGCTCTATCATGGCCAACTGGTGCGGGTTCTGAAGAGCCTCAACGAAGAGCGGGCATGGCGAGAACTGTACGGCAAAAAATCCCGGCGTCTGAAGGACATGGAGATGATCC